The Alkalihalobacillus sp. LMS6 genomic interval AGATGAACGAAAAGAAGATCCAGTTGACTTTGTTTTATGGAAAGCGGCAAAGCCAGAGGAAATTTCATGGGAAAGTCCTTGGGGACATGGTCGACCTGGTTGGCATATTGAATGTTCCGCAATGATTAAAAAGAATTTAGGCGATACAATCGATATTCATGCAGGAGGAAAAGATTTAACGTTCCCGCACCATGAAAATGAAATTGCGCAATCTGAGTCACTAACAGGTAGAAAATTAGCGAATTACTGGATGCATAACGGGTTTGTCAACATTAATAACGAAAAGATGTCGAAATCTCTTGGTAACTTCGTGTTAGCCCATGACATTATTCAACAATATCCGGCAGATGTGGTTCGTTATTTTATGCTAACGACTCACTATCGTACGCCGATTAACTTTAGTGATGAATTGTTAGTAAGCGCGACGACAAGTTTAGAGCGATTAAGAAATGCGGTTACGAATTTAAAACACCGCTTAAACGAAAGCGTTGATTTAGGCGAAAAAGAACAATGGCTTGAAAAAATTGAAACGTACAAACAGCGGTTTATCACGGAAATGGACGATGATTTTAATAGTGCCAATGCCATTAGTGTCTTATTTGATTTAACAAAAGAGGCAAATGTGTATGCGAACGAAGCACAAACATCAAAAGCGGTGTTATCAGCGTTTCTACAACTTTTTGAAGAAATTAGTGATGTGTTAGGCTTACAGCTACATCAAGAACAAGCGCTGTTAGACGAGGAGATTGATGCCCTTATTGAAGAGCGAAATGAAGCACGTAAAGCAAGAAATTTTGCTCGTGCAGACGAGATTCGAGATATTCTAAAGGAAAAAAATATCTTGTTGGAGGATACGCCTCAAGGTGTGAGATGGAAGCGAGGATAACGTGAAGTCAAAAATGGAATGGAAGCAGTTAAATGGTTTAGCTTTAGCTTATATGGGGGATGCCGTCTTTGAGAAGCACGTTCGTTTTGAGCTTCTTAAAGATGGGGCTGTACGCCCAAACAGACTGCATCGTGCAGCAACGACCTACGTCTCTGCAAAAGCACAATCGTACATCCTGCATGAATTAGAAAATAAAGGCTTGTTAAGTGAAGCGGAGAGAGCGGTCGTGAAAAGAGGAAGAAACGCAAAGTCTCATACAGTTCCTAAAAACACCGATATCGCGACATACCGTAATTCTACAGGTTTTGAGGCACTACTAGGTTACTTATATGTATTAGAGGAAAACGAACGTTTAGAGCAGTTAATGAATCAAGCTGTTCAAATCATTAAAGATAAAGGAGGGCTGGAATCATGAAAAAGGAACGTCCACCACATGAGAAAAAAGGAAAACCTAAGCGCAGCCCGGATAAAAGCAATCGTCAACCGAGCGAAGCACCTAATGAAAATCAAAGTGAATTTGTTACAGGAAAAAATCCAGTCATCGAATCTCTAAAGTCTGGGCGAGACATTCACAAAGTCTGGGTCGGAGAAGGGTCGCAACGTGGGCAAATGACAAATCTGATTCAACTAGCGAAAGAAAAGAACATTCTTGTTCAAACGGCGCCTAAGAAAAAACTTGATCAGCTCGTTGGCCACCAAAATCATCAAGGTGTGGTTGCATCTATAGCAGCATATAGCTATGCAGAGATTGATGATTTGTTTGCAAAAGCTGAGGAAAAAGGAGAAGACCCGTTCTTTCTCATTCTCGATGAAATTGAAGACCCACATAACTTAGGTTCAATTATGCGTACAGCTGATGCAGTCGGCGCTCATGGGATTATTATTCCAAAACGCCGTGCAGTTGGGTTAACGCAAACCGTCGCAAAGTCATCTACAGGGGCGATTGAATACATTCCTGTTGCGCGTGTGACGAACATTACACGAACAATGGACGATTTAAAAAAGCGCGGTCTTTGGTTTGCTGGCACGGATGCAAAAGGCGATCAAAACTACAATCAAGGGTCTTTCGATTTGCCTCTTGGGCTCGTAATTGGGAGTGAAGGCAAAGGAATTAGTCGCTTAGTAAAAGAGAAATGCGATTTCTTGTTACAGATCCCAATGGTTGGGAATGTCACATCATTAAATGCGTCAGTTGCAGCTAGTTTATTAATGTATGAAGTGTTCCGAAAAAGAAAAGGAATCGATTGAAATGAACATTCTGCTCGTTGATGGCTATAACATGGTTGGAGCGTGGCCTGAATTACAGCGGCTCAAAGATAAAGATCTAGGGCAGGCGAGGGACAAGCTTGTAGGTATGCTCGCTGAATACGCAGCCTATACGGGGTATGACGTAAAGGTTGTTTTCGATGCTCATATGGTTTCCGGAATCGGAAAGGCCTATCACACGCACCGAGTGGATGTAATCTATACAAAAAATAAAGAAACTGCAGATGAGCGAATTGAGAAGCTAGCTCGTGAATTAAAACGAATTGACCGCGTCATTTATGTGGCGACTTCTGACATGGCAGAGCAATCTGTTGTGTTTGGGAGCGGCGCACTACGTAAATCGGCGAAAGAACTTTTAATTGAAACAGAGTTAGCTTCAAAAAGAATCGACAAAATGGTACAAAAGACAAAGTTCGTGCAAGAATCGTCGAAAATTAGCTTATCAAAGGAAGTTGCTGAAATTTTTGAAAAATGGCGTCGAGGAGACAAATAAGCTGTTGACCTGCTAGAAAAATGTACTATATAATGTGTATAACTTTTCACAACATTATGTCTATGCAATCGCGAGGAGTGATTAGTTTGGGTGCAGGTCTAGTAGATGAAGTCGCAGTAAGGTTTCAGGAAAATCCGTTTGTTAACTGGGAAGACGATTCACTAATTAACGAAGTTCGAACAGGCAATACACTTGCATTAGAGCATTTAATTGGAAAGTACCGCAATTTTGTCAGAGCAAAGGCACGGTCTTATTTCTTAATTGGCGCCGATCACGAAGATATCGTGCAAGAGGGAATGATCGGACTGTATAAAGCGGTGCGAGATTTCAATGGGGACAAACTTTCTTCGTTTAAAGCATTTGCAGAACTATGTATCACTAGACAAATTATCACGGCGATCAAAACAGCAACGAGGCAGAAACATATACCGCTAAATTCCTATGTCTCATTGGACAAGCCTTTATATGATGAGGAATCAGATCGAACGCTAATGGATGTCATTTGTGGAAACAAAATTACAGATCCAGAAGCGTTGTTAATTAACAGAGAAGAATTTTCCTACATTGAAGGCAAAATGAGTGAGATCTTAAGTGAATTAGAACGGCAAGTATTAATGCTTTATTTAGATGGACGAACCTATCAAGAGATATCAGTAGATTTAAAACGCCATGTTAAATCGATTGATAATGCGCTTCAGCGTGTCAAACGAAAGCTTGAACGTTACGTTGAATTAAAGAGTGTAATGCTATAAAGAATAAGGGCGTGGACCTGTGTCCCGCTCTTTTATTCTTTTGCCATAGATTGACACTACCTACTAGCTGTGCTAGAGTCTAAGGGCATGTGGATTCGTTGGAGGTGTGGAATTTAAATGACAAAACGCATTTTGGCTTGTGAACGTTGCCAAGCGAGAAACTACTCGTATCCAGCGGAGAACAAAACGCACGCCCGATTAGAAATGAAGAAATTTTGCAAACGATGCAATGAACATACGCTCCATTTAGAAACAAAATAATTAGCTCAGAAAACGTCCTATGAGGCGTTTCTTTTTCGAGATTCCAAACTAATGGAGGTGCTCCTAGCAAGATGGCTGATGAAAGAAAGGGCCCTGTGACGTTTCTACGTAATGTAGGCAAAGAAATGAAGCGAGTATCATGGCCAACTAGAAAAGAACTTACAAAATATACACTTGTTGTATTAGCAACATTAACAGTTATGGTTGGATTCTTTTTCGTAGTGGATGAAGCAATTTCGTTTTTATTACGATTTTTACAATAAGAAAATAAATGTGTATTAGAAGGAGGGAAGGACAGCTGTCCTGAAAAATGGAAAAGAATTGGTTTGTGGTACACACGTATTCAGGTTATGAAAACAAAGTAAAAGCAAATTTAGAAAAACGTGTGGAATCAATGGAAATGACGGATCACATCTTCCGTGTTTTGGTTCCTGTTGAAGAAGAGACGGAAACAAAGAACGGAAAAACAAAACAAGTGACAAAGAAAGTCTTTCCAGGTTATGTATTAGTAGAAATGGTCATGACAGATGACTCTTGGTACGTTGTACGGAATACACCAGGTGTAACGGGCTTCGTTGGATCTTCAGGCGCTGGTTCTAAGCCAACTGCGTTAATGCCTGATGAGGTTGAGCGTATTCTGAAGCAGATGGGTGTAGAAGAACAACATATGGACGTTGACTTTGAAATTAAAGAATCTGTTAAAGTGAAAACAGGACCATTTGCAGATTTCGTTGGTACAATTGAAGAAATTCAGTTGGACAAGCAGAAGTTAAAAGTTCATGTGAACATGTTTGGAAGAGAAACACCGATTGAACTAGAATTTGCGCAAGTAGAAAAGATTTCATAAAAAACTTGCACCATCTGCATATAGGTGATAGAATCTTAATGTTTAGTATGAAAGTATACTTTACAGTCGGGTGCTTTTGCATCCGTCTTTTTGAGTGGGAGGATATGAAAATGACATATCCGGGTAACCACATCACGGACTTAAGGAGGTGTGTCACGTGGCTAAAAAGGTAATTAAAATGGTTAAGCTACAAATCCCTGCAGGTAAAGCCAATCCGGCACCACCAGTTGGACCAGCACTTGGTCAAGCAGGTGTAAATATCATGGGATTCTGTAAAGAATTCAACGCTCGTACAGCAGACCAAGCAGGTCTTATTATTCCAGTAGAAATTACTGTATTTGAAGACCGTTCTTTTACATTTATCACAAAAACTCCACCAGCTGCAGTTCTACTTAAGAAAGCGGCAGGAATCGAGTCTGGTTCTGGTGAACCAAACCGTACAAAGGTTGCGACGGTTAAGCGCGATAAAGTACAAGAAATCGCTGAAACAAAAATGCCCGACCTTAATGCGGCATCTGTAGAAGCAGCTATGCGCATGGTTGAGGGTACTGCCCGCAGCATGGGTATCGTGATTGAAGATTAATTGGTTCGTTTGCTGAGAGGTTGCGCTCAACATAATGAGTCGCAGCCTTTCAAATAGTGGGAGGACTTTCCGTTAAAACCACATACGAGGAGGAAATGAAATGGCTAAAAGAAGTAAGAAATATACAGATGCTTTGAAGCTTGTTGATCGCGATAAGTCGTATCAAGCAGAAGAAGCTATTGAATTAGTAAAGAAAACATCAATCGCTAAATTTGACGAATCAGTTGAAGTTGCTGTCCGTCTTGGCGTTGACCCTAAAAAAGCAGACCAGCAAATCCGTGGTGCAGTTGTACTACCACACGGTACTGGTAAAACACAGCGTGTTCTTGTGTTTGCTAAAGGTGAAAAAGCGAAGGAAGCAGAAGCGGCTGGAGCAGATTTTGTTGGTGAAGATGATCTAATCAACAAAATCAACCAAGGTTGGTTTGACTTTGATGTAATCGTTGCGACTCCTGACATGATGGCTCAAGTTGGTCGTCTTGGTCGTGTGCTTGGACCAAAAGGTCTAATGCCTAACCCGAAAACAGGAACGGTTACGTTTGATGTAACAAAAGCTGTTGAAGAAATCAAAGCTGGTAAAGTAGAATACCGCGTTGATAAGTCTGGAAACATTCACGTACCAATCGGTAAAGTTTCTTTTGACTCAGCGAAGCTTAATGATAACTTCAAAACAATCATTGAAACACTTCACAAAGTAAAGCCTGCTGCTGCAAAAGGTACGTATGTTAGAAATATCGCAGTAGCATCAACAATGGGCCCTGGTGTTCGTGTTGTTACTTCAGCATACGCTAAATAATTGCATTTGACATTACTTGTAGAACTGTGGTAAGTTCTATCATGTGATTAATATAGTCATGCCGTAGACAGTAGGAGCGATTAAGCTTAAAACATTCCTACCGAGGTGAGCAAATAGATCTCTTGTTTAGAGTGAATTGCCCTCGTGTGTCTTGCGCGAGGGCTTTCTATATGGAACCGGACGGTATGCAATTCGTTTTACAGGAGGTGTAACAATGAGCAATATTATCGAGCAAAAGCAACAAGTTGTAGATGAAATTGCTGCGAAGCTAAAAGACAGCAAATCAACAGTGATTGTTGATTACCGTGGTCTTAATGTTGCGCAAGTAACGGAACTTCGTAAGCAATTGCGTGAAGCTGGTGTTGAGTATAAAGTATACAAAAACACACTTGTACGCCGTGCTACAGCTGAAACTGGCTACACTGGTTTAGATGAACACCTTGTTGGACCAACTGCAATTGCATTTGGTGCAGAAGATGTTATCGCTCCAGCGAAAGTCATCAATGAATTTGCGAAGAAGAATGAAGCGCTTGAAATCAAGACAGGTGTAATTGAAGGTGAAGTTGCTACGGCTGCAGAAGTGAAAGCACTAGCTGAGCTTCCATCTCGTGACGGTTTACTTTCTATGCTTGCAAACGTACTTCAAGCACCAGTTCGTCAATTCGCACTTGCGACAAAAGCAGTTGCAGAACAAAAAGAAGAACAAGGCGCGTAAGTTAACCGCCTAAACTATAACAGATAATCGAATTAGGAGGATTTACAATGAGTAAAGATCAAATCATTGAAGCGATCAAAGAAATGACAGTTCTTGAGCTAAATGACCTTGTAAAAGCAATCGAAGAGGAGTTTGGTGTAACAGCAGCAGCTCCAGTAGCAGTAGCAGCAGGTGGCGGAGAAGCAGCAGCTGAGCAAACTGAATTTGATGTAGTACTTGAGTCTGCTGGTTCATCTAAAATCGGCGTAATTAAAGTGGTTCGTGAAATCACTGGTCTTGGACTTAAAGAAGCGAAAGCACTTGTTGATGGTG includes:
- the cysS gene encoding cysteine--tRNA ligase, with amino-acid sequence MLRIYNSLTNRKEEFTPMEPGKVKMYFCGPTVYNYIHIGNARPPIVYDMVRRYLVYRGYDVTFISNFTDVDDKIIRAAQELGEEVFEVAERFIEAYHTDTEALNVQKADMHPRVTETMDDIIDFIKQLEDKGFAYEAGGDVYFRTRKFDDYGKLSGQSLNELQSGARIGVDERKEDPVDFVLWKAAKPEEISWESPWGHGRPGWHIECSAMIKKNLGDTIDIHAGGKDLTFPHHENEIAQSESLTGRKLANYWMHNGFVNINNEKMSKSLGNFVLAHDIIQQYPADVVRYFMLTTHYRTPINFSDELLVSATTSLERLRNAVTNLKHRLNESVDLGEKEQWLEKIETYKQRFITEMDDDFNSANAISVLFDLTKEANVYANEAQTSKAVLSAFLQLFEEISDVLGLQLHQEQALLDEEIDALIEERNEARKARNFARADEIRDILKEKNILLEDTPQGVRWKRG
- a CDS encoding Mini-ribonuclease 3 encodes the protein MEWKQLNGLALAYMGDAVFEKHVRFELLKDGAVRPNRLHRAATTYVSAKAQSYILHELENKGLLSEAERAVVKRGRNAKSHTVPKNTDIATYRNSTGFEALLGYLYVLEENERLEQLMNQAVQIIKDKGGLES
- the rlmB gene encoding 23S rRNA (guanosine(2251)-2'-O)-methyltransferase RlmB, with the protein product MKKERPPHEKKGKPKRSPDKSNRQPSEAPNENQSEFVTGKNPVIESLKSGRDIHKVWVGEGSQRGQMTNLIQLAKEKNILVQTAPKKKLDQLVGHQNHQGVVASIAAYSYAEIDDLFAKAEEKGEDPFFLILDEIEDPHNLGSIMRTADAVGAHGIIIPKRRAVGLTQTVAKSSTGAIEYIPVARVTNITRTMDDLKKRGLWFAGTDAKGDQNYNQGSFDLPLGLVIGSEGKGISRLVKEKCDFLLQIPMVGNVTSLNASVAASLLMYEVFRKRKGID
- a CDS encoding NYN domain-containing protein, with amino-acid sequence MNILLVDGYNMVGAWPELQRLKDKDLGQARDKLVGMLAEYAAYTGYDVKVVFDAHMVSGIGKAYHTHRVDVIYTKNKETADERIEKLARELKRIDRVIYVATSDMAEQSVVFGSGALRKSAKELLIETELASKRIDKMVQKTKFVQESSKISLSKEVAEIFEKWRRGDK
- the sigH gene encoding RNA polymerase sporulation sigma factor SigH; the encoded protein is MSMQSRGVISLGAGLVDEVAVRFQENPFVNWEDDSLINEVRTGNTLALEHLIGKYRNFVRAKARSYFLIGADHEDIVQEGMIGLYKAVRDFNGDKLSSFKAFAELCITRQIITAIKTATRQKHIPLNSYVSLDKPLYDEESDRTLMDVICGNKITDPEALLINREEFSYIEGKMSEILSELERQVLMLYLDGRTYQEISVDLKRHVKSIDNALQRVKRKLERYVELKSVML
- the rpmG gene encoding 50S ribosomal protein L33; translation: MTKRILACERCQARNYSYPAENKTHARLEMKKFCKRCNEHTLHLETK
- the secE gene encoding preprotein translocase subunit SecE, producing the protein MADERKGPVTFLRNVGKEMKRVSWPTRKELTKYTLVVLATLTVMVGFFFVVDEAISFLLRFLQ
- the nusG gene encoding transcription termination/antitermination protein NusG; protein product: MEKNWFVVHTYSGYENKVKANLEKRVESMEMTDHIFRVLVPVEEETETKNGKTKQVTKKVFPGYVLVEMVMTDDSWYVVRNTPGVTGFVGSSGAGSKPTALMPDEVERILKQMGVEEQHMDVDFEIKESVKVKTGPFADFVGTIEEIQLDKQKLKVHVNMFGRETPIELEFAQVEKIS
- the rplK gene encoding 50S ribosomal protein L11; protein product: MAKKVIKMVKLQIPAGKANPAPPVGPALGQAGVNIMGFCKEFNARTADQAGLIIPVEITVFEDRSFTFITKTPPAAVLLKKAAGIESGSGEPNRTKVATVKRDKVQEIAETKMPDLNAASVEAAMRMVEGTARSMGIVIED
- the rplA gene encoding 50S ribosomal protein L1, with the translated sequence MAKRSKKYTDALKLVDRDKSYQAEEAIELVKKTSIAKFDESVEVAVRLGVDPKKADQQIRGAVVLPHGTGKTQRVLVFAKGEKAKEAEAAGADFVGEDDLINKINQGWFDFDVIVATPDMMAQVGRLGRVLGPKGLMPNPKTGTVTFDVTKAVEEIKAGKVEYRVDKSGNIHVPIGKVSFDSAKLNDNFKTIIETLHKVKPAAAKGTYVRNIAVASTMGPGVRVVTSAYAK
- the rplJ gene encoding 50S ribosomal protein L10, with product MSNIIEQKQQVVDEIAAKLKDSKSTVIVDYRGLNVAQVTELRKQLREAGVEYKVYKNTLVRRATAETGYTGLDEHLVGPTAIAFGAEDVIAPAKVINEFAKKNEALEIKTGVIEGEVATAAEVKALAELPSRDGLLSMLANVLQAPVRQFALATKAVAEQKEEQGA
- the rplL gene encoding 50S ribosomal protein L7/L12; the protein is MSKDQIIEAIKEMTVLELNDLVKAIEEEFGVTAAAPVAVAAGGGEAAAEQTEFDVVLESAGSSKIGVIKVVREITGLGLKEAKALVDGAPAPIKEGISKEDAEEIKGKLEEAGASVEVK